The genomic interval GATAGTTATGATAAATCTACATTAAAAATTCTGATGGTTTCAACCGAGTTCCCTCCTATCCCTGGCGGTGTTGGCAGATATACTAAGAATCTCACAGATGGATTGAAAAGATTAGGGGTACAAGTTTCTGTCTTATGCAACGAGAAAGGAGGTGGGGAATATATAGGCATCGATCCTAAAAATGAAAACAATTCAAAAATAATATTTGAAGTGATTGCTGAATATGATCCCGATCTTGTACATATTCAATTAGAACATGGACTTTATGGACTAAAAATGGACTATATCAATCCAAACAAATTAAGTACCAACATAGATGAATTCTATGAAGAATGCAAAATACCCATTGTTACTACATTTCATTCTGCTTATCCTCTTCGTCAATGGATGGAGTTATCAAAACATACACACCTTTTAAACAAAGATATAATTACTTTTCCAATTAATCTAGCCAACCAGATATCGGACTATTGGAAACGTTTCATAAACTATCGATCTTTTAATTCAGCAAATAAACAAAAAATGCAAATGAGTCAGGCTAATATTGCATTTTCAAATTATTTAACTAAATTAATATCTGAAAATGAAAATGTCTCCAATGATGAAAAATCATTGAATAACTTTTCAGTGATATACCATGGAGCAGAACCAAATCTGAATAAACATGTAAAGAAGAGGGAAGCAAGAGCAGCATTTTCCTTACCCTTGAATCATAAAATAGCATTATTCTTTGGATTCATGACCCATACTAAAGGGTGGGATATATTGAATGATTTGGACATACCAAATGACTGGGTGGTGGTAATTAACCAATCTGAGAACTTGTTTAATTTAGCAAAGCCAGTGCCAATTAAGGATCAAAATATTCAAAAAATAAATTATCACACCGAAATCAAAAATTTACAGAAAGGTAAAATTGTCAATTTGAATAGAGGATTTCTAACAGATAAAGACCTTTCAATGCTTTTTTATGCATGTGATATAATTGTGCTTCCTTATACCGTAACCTCAGGTTCAGGTGTAATGTTTGATGCACTTGCTCACGGATTACCCTTTATCGCGACTGATTTAGGTTTCTTTAAAGAATTTGCAAATAAAGGACTGGGTATAGTGGCAAAAAGAAAACCAAACGAATTTGCCAAAGCAATAAAGAAACTAGAGTCAGAATACCTGCAGTATACTCAAAGAATTGAAATGTTCAATAGTGAATTAACATGGGATAATGTCGCATTACAGCATTTTGACCTTTATAGTAATGTACTAGGTAAGAACAATAAGATTAAAAACATCCCATTTCCACATGCTGGTCAATAATCTGTCCAATCAAATCTCTGTGTGTCAAATATTCAATCATGACTGATTCGAGTTTTAGGCTCGAATCAATTAGAATGGATTTCTAACAAGTTTATTATCTTGGTATTAGTTCTAGATTCTATTTAATCTTGAACCGTTTCCCCCCCCGATAACACGATTACTATCTAGATATACTTAAAATGTTGTAGCAAGAAAAATGAAACTAGTTAATATGGGGAGTTATTTATTTAACTTTCCTGGCGGCAATAGCCTTATAGAGCGAAGATATTGACATCATAGAACCTACAGAATATTTCTTGTTTTCCACATTCTATATATACATTCTGACACTATTAAACGTTACATGAATACATGTCGGTTTATACAAAGATTACATAAGGACATTCAATAAATAATGTCTTTACATTGATCATTTATTTACATTCAAGGTGTAACACTCATAAGTTTCTTTATTGCGATAGCACTTAGATTTTACTTTGTTAAATGATGTAATTTGTAGTTATCATATGTCGTGTTTTTATAATTATGCTCTGATTTATATATCTGCAATTTACGAATGCCTTTTATGATCATATGATAGGCATATTCATATGTATGGATAAATAGGTCAATAATTTTTATAATTGTAATCAATAAAATCAAATAATTTGGTATATCTGTCTACTATATTATAACAATCTTTATCATCATGACGAATAACTATATATTGTGACTCCTATTAGACGAAAAGGCGACCGCAATCATAGGGTTACTTGTAGTTTATGCAACGGTGGATTAAGTATCATGATCTAAAGTTACATGATGAAATATGGCACCATAAAAATTCTATTGACTATTTTATTAGGCATAAAAAAATCGATTAATTTCTTTATCTCTCTCTCTTATTCAAAGTATCATAAATACTGGTTTCCTGAACTATCTATTTTTGGTAAACTAAAAACAAAAGTAGAGCCAATTCCATCAGAATTGTTAAACGCCCATATCCTGCCACCATGTGCTTCAACTAGTTTTTTGGAAAGAAATAGTCCAAGGCCAGTTCCAAAATCAGAATCTGTCACAAATTTTTCAAACAATTTCGGCATCATTTTAGAAGATATACCTTTGCCACTATCAGATATACTGACATATACATTATTTTCCTCTCCTTTTTCTCCTTCTTCTTGCTGTTCGCTTACGCTGTAACCTTGGTTATTCTGAATGTTTTCTGTCTCATCTTCTGATCTATTGATTTCCGTTTCAGTTGTATTACTTGATTCAAAACTACTATTATTCTTTATCATGATATTGATGCTATCGCCTTTTTTAGAAAATTTAATAGCGTTATCTACTAAATTAGTAAGGACCTGATTTACCCTTGATTGATCTGAATAAACCCAGCAATGGTCTCCTAATAGGTAATTATTTATAAAATTTATTTTAATGTCTTTGTCTCTAATTTTCTGACTAAATTCAGATGCAATGATATCGTTTATCTCTTTAACTAGATCTACTTTCTCTTTATGCAATGTAATTTCACTTTTATGACTTGAATCAAATCGAGCAACATCTAAAAGATTATTTATCAAATTATTGAGTCTCATGGCATTTCTAGAAATATTTTCTTGATGTTTACGCAAACTCATGAGGCTTTTTCTCTGTTCTTCTTCTGTCATAGTTTCTTTCTTATTTAAAAGATCATCTAATTGTTCGTCATTTAATTCAGAGTAACCGGTAATGGCTTGAGTTGGAGTTCTTAGTTCATGTGCTGCTGTATTTATAAATTCATCCTTAATTTCTCCTTCATGCCTTAGTTCTTCAGAGAGAATACTTTGATTGAGTATCATTTCAAATACAGAAGAGTAAGTTAATACTGTTGGTAAACTGTTCGAATAGATGGCAAATCCGGTTGTGGGTTCCATATCTTGTACTTCTAGTTCTTTAATCTCTATAACAAGTGATTCTTTTCTATCTGTCACTATTGATTTTATTCTGACGTTGATACTTGGTTCTATATTGTATATTTGAATATTCTTGTTAATTGTGTTAGACAAAAGTGCAAGAGACAGTGATTTTTTTATGTATTGATCTATTGGCACGAGTAAGTTGATATTTAGGTTTTCTTTTTCATCCGCCATTTCTTTTAAAAGTTCAAGTGTTCCACTTTTTTCTTGAATATGAAATGCGTAAGGGGTAGAATAAATTATTTTTATATCTTTTTTGGCATCTCTTATCATGTCAAATTCTTTTTTCTCCGCTTTCTCGTAGTCGGTTAGAATATTTGTAACAGATGGGATAATCCCTCTTTCTATTTCTGTTATTCTTAGTTCTGCTGGTATGCCCTTGTCCCAAAAACTATCAAAAACAAACTGCTGTTGTTCTACAATTTCAGGCACATTGCTAAATATGAGTTGAGGTATTGGATGTGCTTCTTTTAGCGTTGCTACAGCCACGTATTCTTTTTCATCTGAAACTTCAAAGTTTCCCTTCATACCTTCTAAGTGTTTAATTTCTGAGAATGTAAGCATCTCTTTGATATAGTCTAAGTTATCCGCGGTCACATCAGTCACATATCTAAGTTTTATTCCCTTCTCTTTGAATGCAGTAATTCTTGCATTCTTTATTTCTTCAACCTCTATGATTACAGATGGTGCAGTAGAACTTACACATGAATCAATTTTTCTCTTTGACCTATTTACAAATTCTATAATGGTTCTATCTGAATCCTCTGATCCATGAATTATTTTTGTAAATGTATTATCTTCTTTTGTCGTTGAATTAACTAAATCTGTTATTTCAGAATCATAATAATCTTTACTGTCTTTACTTTTTTTAATTATATAGGGACACTCTCAAATCATTGTCATGATACATTGCAGTGTCGCTAATCAATTTACGCACTATATTGTAATATATTCATAGTATAATAACATCATCCGTATTGTGGACATTAATTCTGATTCCATGAGAATTAATGAAATTGTGTTTATATTTCGTCGCCAATCTGACCTATTCTTTTGCAAATTCATAGATAAATTACTTATAAATCCATACATGGTGTCTTAAATTAAGAAAACTTTGTATTTTTAGCAAATATCTCAAAAAAATGCTTATTAGATATCAAGATATACGTATTAGATGGGATTTGTCACATCATAACAACATCACTTTTTAACAAAAAATTTGATAATACTGATGCAAAGATTGTCCAGTTAATGCTTGGTGGAAAAAATAACAAGCAAACTTCTAAACTCCTTTCAATACCCTTGTCCACCGTTCAGAGAAGAGTAAGACATCTTTTCGCAGCAAGCATCATAACTTCAAGAATCGAACTAAATTACGAAAAACTTGGATATAAAACGGGGCTCTTACATATTTATCTTGAGAATGGCGGTATTGATAGAATGGCTAAAAGAATTGATGAACTTGAAGGAGTCACTTTCGTAGAAATTCATATTGGAAACTCCGATATTTTGGCCCACGTTGTTTATAAAGATGGAAAAAAACTTTTGTCACTCGTCTCTGAAATAAAAAATTTTGATGGAGTAGAAAGAATCGTTTGGTCTGAAAGAGTTTACCAGTCTCCTCATAAGAATTTAGAAGTCAAAATGGACCTGTGATAGCAACAATCCTAAATTATTCTATATTTTCTGTTAACTAATGCCATTGATTTGATACTTAAAATCAAAATTTCCTCTTAAATGAAGTAAATGTGATAGATGATTTTAAAAATTAAGTTAATCTTTATATTCAATGATTTCTAATATATTATCAAGTATTGACACGAAGGCCTAAAATCGACAAATCCATAACTACCAAAACCGATAAAAATGACAAAATAAATCAAAATGTTGAGAGACACAATAAATCATATACTATTCTATTTGATAAAATCAATGTCCAAATATTACAAGAATTACTCAAGAATCATAATATAACATCTTCTGAAATTTCACTCAAGTTAAAAGTCCCTTTATCTACTATCCAAAGAAGAAGAAGTGCAATTGAAAAGTCTGGATTTTTACAGCATAAATATGAAATAGAACCTAAAAAATTTGGACTGAGGACTGCTGATCTATTGGTAGATGTTTCAAAAGGAGATTGTGAAGAAATTGCAAAGGAAATCTTAAATCAATATCGTAAAAACATTCTACAAGTTACAATTAGAATGGGTAGTCCCATGAGAAATCTTGTTGCAACAGTTGTCTACAAAGATACCGATGAAGTGTTTGAAATTATGCAATATATTAGAAGAATGGAGCATGTTGAAAATGTAGAATGGTCGGAAATTGTAAAAACCATCCTAAAGAATGATAGTGGTATAGTCGCAAACATATTTGAATGAGTGTGTGTCTGTTACTATTATAGTATAGTTTAATTTAAGATTCTTTGTTATAATTCAAACTTTTGATTTGTTATTTATAGACAGGAGTAAATTAAAATCTTGTGACGTAGTTAGAAACAATTCATAATTCATCACGTCATGTATGCAATGAGAATATGGAGGCACTTTATCTTCCAAAGTGAGAAACTATCTAATTTTCCTTTATTTTCGTCTATGAACCCAAAAATATGGTCAAAGTTGTTACTAATCCCCACGCGCCCAGACTGTTACTAAGAATGATACTAACACTCACTTAATAATTTCATTGTTGCTGAATAATCAGTTTCTAGTTTTGAACTTGACTTGTCCAGACTTTCTTGCCATATACACAACTGGTAAAACATCATATTCTAACAGTGATCTTGATTACTTAAGTATGAAATAAGATATTGCACAAAATAGGATTATAGAGCTTTGTTTACTATTTCATTATACTTTAAATATCTCATTTGCTTGCACAAACTATTGAAAATTGCGTGCTTCCTTAAATAATAGCGATTGTTCATTAGCTCATATGAATTCAATACATAAAGTGGCTGCTCAACAAATAATAATTTTGAGGATTAGATTGTAATGGTCAAGGGAACAAAAATAAATGAGATAACAGTTGGAGGCGTAACAGTATCTATTTGGACTGCTACGGACCCAGCAGCCAGTCACCATGATCTATTCACTGTAGAAATTGGCTCTGAGGGTGATGATGATTGGGTATGTATAGGAGGGGGAGTGCGAGGAAGTGATTCTCCGGGTAATTTTCTTACCGCTTCTTTTCCATCGGACGACTTTAAGAGCTGGAATGTTGCATCACGCGATCACATAAATCTTGATGCAGCTCCATTAGTTGGATTTGCAATTGGGATGAAAATCCCATCTTTGACTAAGCAAGAATTGATTTCCAATCTGAAACTTACAAAGGCAACTAGCGATTCTGTTCCCCATCCTAAAATCTCGAGTTTCGTAAATGATGGATTTTTACTATTGGGAGGAGGTTTTCGAGTACTTGATCAGTTAGCGGGTAATTTGGGAACTAGCTCATATCCAGATTCAACCCTTTCCTGGAGAGCACAGTCTAAAGATCATGACATTTCAAGTCCTTCTCGAATTACGGCATTTGCTATAGGTATCAGATCAACAATAATTAAATTAAATGGAATAGCGGTTGGATCTGTTGCAACATCCTTCAATAGTCTTGAAGACAACCGTGGTTTAACTTTCCAGGATGTTTCTGTAAGTCCGTTACCGAATTTTGCATTAAGCGGTGGAGGGGGTACTGCCCATTATCAAAACGTTATAGGTGGAGGTCGCTATCTATTTGCGTTAGAGCCTATGCTTGTACCTACCGAAAATCCCACTGAACAATTGTTTAGTACAAGAACCTCAAGAATTGAAGTTATCGATATTAATAACCTGACTGGATATGCTATGGGGATCAAGTTCATGCCTTCTTCATCCTTGCCACCTTCACCGTCTAATCCTCCTGGAAATGGTACACCCACATGCGATAAACTGATTATTGCAACCGAAGCCAACTCAAGTGGAAGTTTAGGTACTTTTGGTCCTCGAAACGTTATTGATGGAAAAACAGATACGAAATGGATGTCAATTACTAATCCCAATCCGTGGATTCAACTTACACTAGATAATCAAAAGTCAATCTGTAGAGTTGATATATTATGGGCAAATGATACCCAGTATAAATTCAATATCTCTATGTCTACTGATAGTGTTACATACACCAATGCATATCCTCAACCTATTACTAGAACGGGTACCAGTACTATATCTTCCGAAACCTACCACTTTACAGCAAGGAATGCAGTTCATATTCGAATCACAATCACTGATACTGGATCCCCGGGTAATATAGTAGAAGTTAACGAAATAAGTCTCTTCAGCAATCAAGGATGATTTGCTCTTATGGACTTACAAGTCCTTATCAATTTGGTAATCATTAGAAATATGAGGAGTATCCTTCATTTCGATAGACCCCTACTACCACAGGGACCTTAATCCCCACGCGCCCAAACTAAATGATACTATTATATGGTAATGATATGATTCATCGTCT from Candidatus Nitrosocosmicus hydrocola carries:
- a CDS encoding glycosyltransferase family 4 protein; this encodes MVVVIIVPYELDSYDKSTLKILMVSTEFPPIPGGVGRYTKNLTDGLKRLGVQVSVLCNEKGGGEYIGIDPKNENNSKIIFEVIAEYDPDLVHIQLEHGLYGLKMDYINPNKLSTNIDEFYEECKIPIVTTFHSAYPLRQWMELSKHTHLLNKDIITFPINLANQISDYWKRFINYRSFNSANKQKMQMSQANIAFSNYLTKLISENENVSNDEKSLNNFSVIYHGAEPNLNKHVKKREARAAFSLPLNHKIALFFGFMTHTKGWDILNDLDIPNDWVVVINQSENLFNLAKPVPIKDQNIQKINYHTEIKNLQKGKIVNLNRGFLTDKDLSMLFYACDIIVLPYTVTSGSGVMFDALAHGLPFIATDLGFFKEFANKGLGIVAKRKPNEFAKAIKKLESEYLQYTQRIEMFNSELTWDNVALQHFDLYSNVLGKNNKIKNIPFPHAGQ
- a CDS encoding ATP-binding protein is translated as MTADNLDYIKEMLTFSEIKHLEGMKGNFEVSDEKEYVAVATLKEAHPIPQLIFSNVPEIVEQQQFVFDSFWDKGIPAELRITEIERGIIPSVTNILTDYEKAEKKEFDMIRDAKKDIKIIYSTPYAFHIQEKSGTLELLKEMADEKENLNINLLVPIDQYIKKSLSLALLSNTINKNIQIYNIEPSINVRIKSIVTDRKESLVIEIKELEVQDMEPTTGFAIYSNSLPTVLTYSSVFEMILNQSILSEELRHEGEIKDEFINTAAHELRTPTQAITGYSELNDEQLDDLLNKKETMTEEEQRKSLMSLRKHQENISRNAMRLNNLINNLLDVARFDSSHKSEITLHKEKVDLVKEINDIIASEFSQKIRDKDIKINFINNYLLGDHCWVYSDQSRVNQVLTNLVDNAIKFSKKGDSINIMIKNNSSFESSNTTETEINRSEDETENIQNNQGYSVSEQQEEGEKGEENNVYVSISDSGKGISSKMMPKLFEKFVTDSDFGTGLGLFLSKKLVEAHGGRIWAFNNSDGIGSTFVFSLPKIDSSGNQYL
- a CDS encoding Lrp/AsnC family transcriptional regulator; the encoded protein is MLGGKNNKQTSKLLSIPLSTVQRRVRHLFAASIITSRIELNYEKLGYKTGLLHIYLENGGIDRMAKRIDELEGVTFVEIHIGNSDILAHVVYKDGKKLLSLVSEIKNFDGVERIVWSERVYQSPHKNLEVKMDL
- a CDS encoding Lrp/AsnC family transcriptional regulator; translation: MTRRPKIDKSITTKTDKNDKINQNVERHNKSYTILFDKINVQILQELLKNHNITSSEISLKLKVPLSTIQRRRSAIEKSGFLQHKYEIEPKKFGLRTADLLVDVSKGDCEEIAKEILNQYRKNILQVTIRMGSPMRNLVATVVYKDTDEVFEIMQYIRRMEHVENVEWSEIVKTILKNDSGIVANIFE
- a CDS encoding discoidin domain-containing protein, which gives rise to MVKGTKINEITVGGVTVSIWTATDPAASHHDLFTVEIGSEGDDDWVCIGGGVRGSDSPGNFLTASFPSDDFKSWNVASRDHINLDAAPLVGFAIGMKIPSLTKQELISNLKLTKATSDSVPHPKISSFVNDGFLLLGGGFRVLDQLAGNLGTSSYPDSTLSWRAQSKDHDISSPSRITAFAIGIRSTIIKLNGIAVGSVATSFNSLEDNRGLTFQDVSVSPLPNFALSGGGGTAHYQNVIGGGRYLFALEPMLVPTENPTEQLFSTRTSRIEVIDINNLTGYAMGIKFMPSSSLPPSPSNPPGNGTPTCDKLIIATEANSSGSLGTFGPRNVIDGKTDTKWMSITNPNPWIQLTLDNQKSICRVDILWANDTQYKFNISMSTDSVTYTNAYPQPITRTGTSTISSETYHFTARNAVHIRITITDTGSPGNIVEVNEISLFSNQG